Sequence from the Streptomyces mobaraensis NBRC 13819 = DSM 40847 genome:
GCGGTCCGGCTGGTGGGACCCGTACGTCGCCCCCGCCGACCGGCCCCGGACCTTCTGCCTGCTGGAACTCGCCGTCCGCACCGCCCACCGACGGCACGGCCTCGCCCGCAGGCTGCACGACGCCCTACTTCAGACCACGGACGCGGACCGGATCCTCCTCACCGTCCACCTCGCCGCGACCCCCGCCCGGGCCGCGTACCGGTCGTGGGGCTACCGGACGATCGCCGAGGTCGACCCTTGGGGCAACGGTGTCCACGCGGTGATGCTGCTCGATCGCGCGGCGACGGGTGGGGATCAGTAGGGCTGGGCCACTCGACGATTGGCCCCCTGATTCGGTTCGCCCGTGCGGCCGTTACCCCGCCCCCTTCCGTGTCCGCGCAACCTCGGGCGGCGGTGGCCCCGGCGGCAAGGGGCCGGGCGGCCGCACCGCCCGGTACTCCGTGAACCGGCGCGTCCCGCAGGCCCGGCAGCGGTCCGCCCCGCCGTAGGATTCCCAACCCGCCGCGTGCTTGCAGTGCCGCACCAGGCGGCCGGTGGTGGTGTGCGTCCTCGCCGCTCCCGCGCTCATCGTCGCCCCTCGTCGCCGCGCCCGCAGTGCTCCGTCACCCAGTGGGTCAGCGCCGCCGCCGTCGCGTCCCCCGCGACCGCCGTGTCGCCCCCGCCCGCGGCGGCCCGCCTCGCCGCCTCCAGCTCCGCGCACCGGCCGCAACCGGTCTGGTACGGCCGCAACCCCGCCGCGTTGCGTTCCTCGCGCGTCGCCAACCGCAGGACGGACGGCGGCACTTCCCATTCCAGACCGCCGCCCGGCCGGCGGACCTGCACGCGGCCCTCGGCGGCGCCGATCACTTGGACCAGCCGGTTCTCCCGCACGTCGACGACGTAGGTGCCGGTTCTGTACGTCATGAGCCCCGCCCCCGATGGTGGACAGCAACCCGCCTGCGCAGATTGCCCGTTGCGACCTTGCTCCATCAGTCTGCGCCCAACCAGCAAGGAATAGCCTTCCAAATTGGAGTAATCACCCTTCCGAGTGATCAACCTGCACATTGAGGCGACGCGCCCACCCCACGCAGCACGCTGGACCCAAGCGCTTAAGGGGAGAAGCAGCACATGGCACACGCGTCCCGCCGTACCGCCCGCCGTCGCAGGCTCGGCACCGCACTCCGGGAGGCCCGCGAGGCGGCAGGCATCAGCGCCTCTGACGCCGCCCAGGCGATCCACACCGACAACACCAAGATCAGCCGCATCGAGACGGGCCGCCACCGCGTGACCCGCCTGGAGCTTGAGACACTCTTCGCTCTTTACGAAGTCGCCGACGAGAAGATGCGCGAGTGGCTGATCGCGCTCGCCGCCGAGGGAAATCAGCGCACTTGGTGGCGGGGGCACAGCAGCAGACTCCGCACGGATTTCAAGGAGTTGCTGGCCCTGGAGTCGGAGGCCGCGCGTATCACCACGCTCCAGACCCAAGTCGTCCCGGGTCTATTGCAGACCCGGGAATACGCCACGTCCATCATCCGCCACGCTTCCCCGCACCTGCCCAGCGAGGAAGTCGACTTCTGGGCGGATTTCCGCCTCGCACGGCAGAACATCCTGCGGCGGGATAATCCGCCGCGATACCTGGCCCTTCTCCACGAAGGCGTTCTGCGCCAGCAGATCGGCGGCCCGGCCGTCCTGGCCAACCAGCTCCGCCACCTCATCACCGTGAGCCGGTCGCCCGATCTGACGATCCGGGTCGTTCCCTTCCGTCAACCTGAATGGACCGTATGCCAGGGCTCCTTCACCGTGTTCTCGTACCCCGAAGTCCTCAACTTGGAGGTCGTACACATCCCGTACCTCGACGACAGTCTGTACCTGGAGGATGATGAGACGGTCAGGAAATCGTGGAGAGCGATCAACCGTCTGAAGACAATCGCACTGTCGGCAGCGCAGTCCGCAGAGCTGATGGAGTCCATCGTGTGGGAGCTCGAACAACAGCAAAAGGGCGCGTAATGACGAGCCCCTACTCGCGGGAGAGCCACTGGCGCACGTCATCGCACAGCGGCGACGGCGGCTACCAACAGTGCGTCGAGTACCGCCCCACTTCCGACCGCCGCATAGCCGTCCGCGACAGCAAAGCGCGCGCCCAAGGGACCTGCACCTTCGAGCCGGGCGCTTGGGCGGCGTTCGTGCGGGCCATCCAGGAACGAGACACCCTCGCTTGACGCCGGCTACGCGGAAGCGGCCGCCTTCGCCGCGCGCCACTCGGGGGCGAGGACCGACCAGATCTCGAAGTCGTGGCGCTTGCCCGCGTGGGGGA
This genomic interval carries:
- a CDS encoding helix-turn-helix domain-containing protein; protein product: MAHASRRTARRRRLGTALREAREAAGISASDAAQAIHTDNTKISRIETGRHRVTRLELETLFALYEVADEKMREWLIALAAEGNQRTWWRGHSSRLRTDFKELLALESEAARITTLQTQVVPGLLQTREYATSIIRHASPHLPSEEVDFWADFRLARQNILRRDNPPRYLALLHEGVLRQQIGGPAVLANQLRHLITVSRSPDLTIRVVPFRQPEWTVCQGSFTVFSYPEVLNLEVVHIPYLDDSLYLEDDETVRKSWRAINRLKTIALSAAQSAELMESIVWELEQQQKGA
- a CDS encoding GNAT family N-acetyltransferase; translated protein: MTHPTSRTTADLPAVEAMNGPAAVRAVDAFRLVYAEAFAEPPYRETEADIALTFDRFHAEAAHPGFRATLARTAAGEPLGMALGTSLGRRSGWWDPYVAPADRPRTFCLLELAVRTAHRRHGLARRLHDALLQTTDADRILLTVHLAATPARAAYRSWGYRTIAEVDPWGNGVHAVMLLDRAATGGDQ
- a CDS encoding DUF6255 family natural product biosynthesis protein, which translates into the protein MSAGAARTHTTTGRLVRHCKHAAGWESYGGADRCRACGTRRFTEYRAVRPPGPLPPGPPPPEVARTRKGAG
- a CDS encoding DUF397 domain-containing protein, with protein sequence MTSPYSRESHWRTSSHSGDGGYQQCVEYRPTSDRRIAVRDSKARAQGTCTFEPGAWAAFVRAIQERDTLA